The stretch of DNA GTAAAAGTCATTGATATCAAAACATCGAACTTCGTGAGGAGGGTCTTGGTAAACCACAATGACCCCATATGCATTCGCTCTGTAGTCGGCATTCGCCTCGTTGTTGGCATTCGCTTCATTGTTGGCCCATAAATTGAAGTCGGTGCAAGGAAACCAAATAAATAGCAGCGCTCCAATGTTGATGGCCCATAAACAATCCTCGTTGTTGGCATGCGCTCAAATGTGAGGAGGGTCTTGGTAAACCACAATGATCCCATATGCATCCGCTCTGTAGTCGGCATTCGCCTCGTTGTTGGCATTCACTTCATTGTTGGCCCATAAATTGAAGTCGGTGCAAGGAAACCAAATAAATAGCAGCGCTCCAATGTTGATGGCCCATAAACAATCCTACTTTGGCAGCATTGATATCGTCTAGGAAAATTTTTATCAACATTTGTTTAAGACGTTCATTGTAAACTTCCCAATGGGCCCCTGCCCATGTGACGAAAATACCCATCCTCAAAAGCCTAAATGAGAATGGTTAATAGCATCTGCCAAATGTCCCACAATAAAATTCCAAAAGTATTTCATCCTATGTTTTGTTTCTACAATGATTTGTACTCTTCAAGTGAAACAATTAGAATGAACAACGCAAAAACCATCCACATTATGAGTATTCTAGTAGCATATTCTAATTCCTAAGGCCTTATATTTAGTTACGTAAAAATAGGAGGGGATGCCATTAAAAAGCATTATGAggaaagtttgaatttttccaCCCGTGTTGGGGGATGGTTCAACGAGATGAGATGAAGAATAAGTATCACTCGTCGTGACCAGCATCGTCGTGACCAGCCTCAACGAGATGAACAAGACTGCATAGAGTAAAATTCCATGAGAGGAGAATCATCATTGCAACGGTTTGATAAATTATATTCACAATGAaggaaaatttgaatttttccaCCCGTGTTGGGTAGTGGTTCCATGACAGAGGCTAAAAcagaacaaacaacaaaaacttctattattataattataagaaaCCTATGGTGAAAAGTTTCAATCTCACCTAGCTACATATGAATCTCCCTTATTACAAATTTCAGCAATGATAAATGTTCCCACAACACATGAAGGAAGCTAAGTTAGATTGATTATATTGTCGAACTTTTCACGGTTAACAACAAAGGCGTGTTCTTGAAAATCACTTTTCAGGGTTGACAGAGATGATGAGTGAAAGGAATTAGTAGGTGCATTGTACTTTGAATCTTGATTATACTAGTattgagttttaatttttaaaaataaaatgtttaacaCGTGGCAAAATCTGGCGCATCAAATCAATCAAATGACTGAGATTGTTTGAAAGTTATGTAACTTTCCCACAAAAAAGTTAGAGAATATTGTCCCTTTCGTTAGTTTGTTCCGTTAAATGTGATGACATGGCTAATAAAGGGAGAAATGACATGATGATGTGTACAGAGTATTGATGCCACATCACAAGGGGCAATTTGACTGAAATTAGAAAGATTATAATACAAACCTTGAGAACAAGACACAACaatcttcatcatcattcaaCAACACTAATCTTCATCAACAACACATAAACAAGAACACCATCAATCTTCATCAACAACACataaataacatcaacaaaGCATTTCAATccgacaacaacaacaacaacaacaatgacTACAACTTCATAGTTTCTTCATCAATtcaacacaacaacaacaaatccttAAATCCCTAatctttttttgaacaagccttAAATCCCTAATCTTGTTTGATTCTCCCAAATCCTTCAAATTGTATGGGTgatctaaaaaacaaaatcaaactagatttttttaaaaaatgaaacaacaaTTAACAAAATCATAAATCGTAAATAAGAATGAAAATAAATGGAGGAACCAAATTGGATAAAAATGGGTAAAATGAAATTGGGTAAAAATAtaggaaaacaaaaattagggttttatATCAAAGAATTAAGAATAAGAATAACATATATTAGTTTTGAAGAAGCAGTTTCACCACCGATCATGCTAGAAAGAAGAATAATGTAGAAGAAAACACCATTAAAGCGATGAACAAAACTCTTATATATAGAAGATGAAAATGTGATTGTTGTAATGTTATACGTGTTACCAATTTCGGTCAAATACCTCATATGACGTGACAACATGCTCAAATCAGTCTCAGTGACATTGAGTTTGACTAGCAGTTGCGACATATTTTGTCAACGTTCACGTCGTCAAAACAGACGGAGTTAATGTATTATGTTAACGGAGTTAACAGACAGAGTCTCAGTGTTGTAACTTTTTTCTATCAAAATCCTTTTACAATACAAAGTCAATAGATGTCCAAAATCGGTGCATACAATTACCCTTTCATTCTACTTCCTTTTGTTCACAATATCTCCAAGCctatacacattttttttttgtactgtTATAAACTTACATCAAAATACacattataatattaaattattgaaGAAAAATCAACCTGTGTGATTTCTTTGCGCaagttttaggaaaaaaaaatcaaataatgcaGAGAAGTGTAAACATAACAGAAACAACACATACAGAGCCGAATTCACCACAAAAGCCACGCCATGTCAAGttctttcaaaaataaaattcgtACATTGTTAATGTAGTGGTATTAATGTAGTGGTATTAACAAtgtatgattttattttcatattgtCATACATAAAAAGTAAGACTCCATTGACCATTCATTACTAATTTTACATTTGTGTCGGAGGACATTCATGACTCAGTTTCTAAAGAAAACATTGAATACAATGAGATCCCAACCAATTCCAAATAACTTGATAAATTTTTGAcacacatttattttttttttacaatttttgacacatatttaagatattgaataaattttattttatactatattatatttagtgaaaaaattattttagtattttatattGTAGTTTAATGAAATACAAAAAATGTTGTTCTAGTAGATAAACGcacccaaaaaattatttgtaggagGCCAGACACATGTTATTATAATgtaaaaaaagtaaagtaatgtaaaaaaaaaaaagtaaaggtaagataagaaatataaaaaatgaacaaataaaaaagatacaaCACGTTTTGTTCGAAACAGAATAACAGTGAAAATCAATTATCAAAATATAGCGTTGAATTTTCCATTTTTGACAAACATataaatctctctctctctctctctctctctgactCCCACAACCGCTTCTCTCCCACGCGATTAGGGTTCGTCCGATCTCTCCCTActcaattttgtttatttcgtTAACTTTTACCAAATTGCTATTACTATATCATTCTAATTTCATTCATATATGTTTAGGATTTGCATAATGATTTTActgttaatttcatttttttgttaataatttttaggGTGTTTGATATGATTGTTTTTGCTGTGTTTTGATTCTTATAGATGCTAAACAACATTGaggatttttgaaatttttgtggTGATTTTTTGGATTGTTGAATTGAAACTGTGTGAAAGAGAGTGatattggtggtggtggtggtagtgATGGCATGGTTTAGGGCTGGTGCTAGTATAGCAAAACATGCTATTAAGAGGAAACTTTCTCAAGGTGGTGGATCATCATATCTTGTTTCTAGGTCTAGAGTGCTTCCTTCAACACATGGTAGAAAGTTTCATACCACTGTTTTTAAGAACCAAGCTGCACCTGTGCCTCGTGCTGTTCCGCTTTCGAGGTTGACTGATAGTTTCTTAGATGGGACAAGTAGTGTTTATTTAGAGGAGCTTCAGAGGGCTTGGGAGGCTGATCCGAATAGTGTTGATGAGTCGTGGGATAATTTCTTTAGGAATTTTGTTGGTCAGGCTTCGACTTCGCCTGGGATTTCGGGTCAAACGATTCAGGAGAGTATGAGGTTGTTGTTGATGGTGAGGGCTTATCAAGTTAATGGTCATATGAAGGCTAAGTTGGATCCGTTGAATTTGGAAGCTAGGCAGATACCAGATGATTTGGATCCTGCACTTTATGGGTTTTCTGAGGCTGATCTTGATAGGGAATTCTTTTTGGGTGTTTGGAGAATGGCTGGTTTTTTGTCTGAGAATCGTCCTGTTCAAACACTTAGATCCATATTGACGCGGCTTGAGCAGGCTTATTGTGGGAGCATTGGATTTGAATATATGCACATTTCGGATCGTGAGAAGTGTAATTGGCTTAGGGACAAAATTGAGACTCCTACACCAGTGCAATTTAACAGGGAGCGTCGTGAGGCTATATTTGATAGGCTTGCTTGGAGTTCGCTGTTTGAGAACTTCTTGGCCACCAAGTGGACTTCTGCTAAGAGGTTTGGTCTTGAAGGGGGGGAGACTCTTATTCCTGGCATGAAAGAAATGTTTGATAGAGCATCTGATCTTGGGGTTGAGAGCATAGTTATTGGAATGGCACACAGGGGAAGATTGAATGTTTTGGGTAATGTAGTCCGGAAGCCGCTACGCCAGATCTTTTGTGAGTTCAGTGGTGGTCTCTCGCCTGAGGATGAAGTTGGGCTTTACACTGGAACTGGTGATGTTAAGTATCACTTGGGAACGTCTTATGATCGTCCTACTAGGGGTGGCAAGAGGATACATTTGTCTTTGGTGGCAAATCCTAGTCACTTGGAAGCTGTCGATCCTGTTGTTGTTGGGAAAACTCGAGCTAAGCAGTATTACTCAAATGACGAGGACAGGACAAAAAACATGGGTGTTTTGCTTCATGGAGATGGTAGTTTTGCTGGACAGGGTGTGGTCTATGAAACCCTTCATTTAAGTGCTCTTCCAAATTACACTACGGGTGGGACTATTCACATTGTGTTAAACAATCAAGTTGCATTTACGACTGATCCAATGTCTGGCAGGTCCTCACAGTATTGCACAGATGTTGCTAAAGCTTTAGATGCTCCCATCTTTCATGTTAATGGTGATGATGTGGAAGCAGTTGTTCATGCCTGTGAACTTGCTGCTGAGTGGCGTCAAACTTTCCATTCAGATGTGGTTGTGGACTTGGTGTGTTATCGTCGATTTGGCCACAATGAGATTGACGAGCCATCTTTCACACAGCCCAAAATGTACAAGGTTAGACCTGTTGTTTATTATGCTGTTCTTCTTTTTGTATGCATTTTGCTTTTGGgcaattcaattaaattttcaacTTTGCTGGCTTAATATAGGTCATCAGAAACCATCCTTCAACTCTTGAAATCTATCAGAAGAAACTTTTGGAAACAGGGGAACTGACACAAGGCGACATTGATAAGATACACACGAAGGTCACATCAATTCTAAATGAAGAATTTCAAGCTAGCAAAGATTACATTCCAAAAAGAAGAGATTGGCTTTCAGCATACTGGCTTGGTTTCAAGTCACCTGAACAGCTTTCCCGTGTCCGAAACACTGGGTATAGTaaatttaatattcttttttgcTCAAgcctttattattatttgcacCACATTCCTGAAATACTTGAACTTCCCCATTCAGTGTGAAACCAGAGATCTTGAAAACTGTTGGGAAAGCAATCACAACTATCCCTGAGAATTTCACACCTCATAAAGCAGTGAAGAGGATTTATGAACAGCGTGCACAAATGATTGAGACTGGGGAAGATATTGACTGGGGATTTGGAGAAGCACTTGCTTTTGCTACCTTGCTTGTTGAAGGTAACCACGTTCGATTGAGTGGTCAGGATGTTGAAAGAGGAACTTTTAGTCACCGTCACTCTGTAGTTCATGATCAGACAACTGGGGAGAAATATTGCCCCCTTGACCATGTTATAATGAACCAAAATGAAGAGATGTTTACTGTTAGCAACAGGTCAACTTTCTTCTATTCATACATATCTATCTTGTCTATTTCTCTATTTTCTGCTATCCTGGTTTCCATAGATATAAACTCTTTGTATCCTGTCTTTGCTTGTCTTTGGGTCTGACTTCATCAAGCTACAAACATATATCACAAATTTGCAACTATATTGTTTGTTGCACCAAGCAATTATTATGCATTcccttatttttaattatactttcttttttgaaaaaagaatcATGGTTATTTATACTTGTTTCATACTTTGAAATCTCTTTGTTTTGCCATATTTTCATGctttttgttgaatatttaaTGCTTCCATTTTTCTCCAATtactttttttagtttttgtttgtgatatattttgtttgtaattCTTTGCTAAAACTTTATTTGTGATTTACAATATTTTAGTGAAATTTTAAGAGTTTAGAAAAATATTGGGttacatataataatattagttgGGAAATTGGAATAATATGGCAACAGTAAGACACTTGGACTGTGTGTTTGCAATGAAAGCTAATTTTATAGGAATTAGTATGTTTTGCACTTGGGATGGGTCATTTTGTTCATTGCACTTAATTGAAAATGTGAGGTCATTTTGTCTAAAGATTTAGTAATGGTAAAAATTAATAGGAACACAACTTTATTTTGGCCTTTTCTCGTCTTTCTCTGTTGAACCTTTTTGTATACCATCAACAATTGTTATTGGGTATGTGTTTCTTTATCAAGATAATTCATGTTCTATGCTTCCAGCGTCCACTTATTTGTACATGTTCATGGCTTTGTTCTTTAAGTGTTACAAGGTCTTGTTATGTCATGTGCCTTCTGCATATCAAGATTAATCTTAAATATTATAAGATTTGAAGAGTAATCCACTTGATACTACACTTATGACAACAAAATTCTTGATACTTGTATTAaaactatgtatttttttctatttagtcTCTTCTCTGATAAGTTTTTGAAACAATATGCAGCTCACTTTCAGAATTTGCTGTTCTTGGATTTGAATTGGGTTACTCAATGGAAAACCCCAACTCCTTGATAATATGGGAAGCACAATTTGGAGATTTTGCTAATGGGGCTCATGTGATATTTGACAATTTCTTGGCTTCTGGTGAATCTAAGTGGCTCCGTCAGACTGGGCTAGTTGTGTTGCTTCCTCATGGTTATGATGGCCAGGGCCCTGAACATTCAAGTGCAAGATTGGAACGCTTTCTTCAGGTTCTCTTGTGAATTGATGTTATAATTTCTTGAAATTgctttttacctttttttttaactttccGGTTGAATCAGTTTGAAATttgtataaataataaatgttaaattaatttttttgcatTTAGTTAGTGGTCAAATAACATATTCTCTCTAATTCCATGGCAGATGGCTGATGACAATCCTTATATTATCCCTGAGATGGATCCAACTCTTCGGAAACAGATTCAGGAGTGTAATTTGCAGATTGTGAATGTCACAACTCCTGCCAACTTTTTCCATGTTCTAAGGAGGCAGGTCGGTACAATTAATGGGTTTTATGttggttttttaattaatgttcCTTATTTATTATCTtatccttttgtttttgttcttgcAGATACATAGAGAATTCCGAAAACCTCTCATTGTAATGTCCCCTAAGAACCTGCTTCGCAGCAAGGCTTGCAGATCCAATCTATCAGAGTTTGATGATGTCCAAGGGCACCCAGGTTTTGACAAACAGGGAACCAGATTTAAGCGACTCATAAAAGATCGACATGACCACTCCAATCTTGAGGAGGGTATTAGACGTTTAGTACTATGCTCTGGAAAGGTGTGTGGTGTCCATATTAGAACCAGCTGTCTtcatattaatttgtttttatgttatttcatcTTTTGGATATTATAACAATGTTTTTGAACTATATATCTAATCCCTCAGTTTAATATACCGCTAGAGTTTCAACATTTTCCAAGTATGCTGTTTCtgactattaaaaccaactttCTCCTGCAGGTTTACTATGAACTTGATGATCACCGATCTAAGGTTGATGCATCAGATGTTGCAATATGTAGGGTGGAACAGCTTTGTCCTTTCCCATATGATCTTGTCCAACGAGAGCTTAAACGATATCCAAGTATGTATTTCTAGTTTTTGAAGATAACCAAGTATGTGTAATTTTTAGATGTTGTCAAGATTTGTTCATCTTTTGCTGTTAAGCAGGACTGACTAGGAAGATAATTGTCTAATGTTATTTGCCAAGAGTTTGTGTTATTTGAATAGAGACACCGCATGTGACACCATTATCTCTATCTCTTGCTTTATATCTTCTAGTTCTACAACTTACACATATTTCGAAAATACACAAAAACCAAAGATATTAAGATTCTTGATGTGGAAATATCATTTTTCTATTTGCAAATCTGTTTTTCATtccatttcttattttcaatcaagtgttataatttttttaaccgCATGGCTATTTATCTTACATtttgtttctgttttgtttcttataGATGCAGAGGTTGTCTGGTGTCAAGAAGAGCCAATGAACATGGGTGGATACACTTACGTTTTACCCAGACTTGTATCTTCCCTGAAAGCTGTAGGTAGGGGTGGTTTTGATGATGTCAAATATGTTGGCCGTGCTCCATCTGCCGCAACAGCCACTGGTTTCCTCAAAGTTCACCAGAAAGAGCAAGCTGAGATTGCCGAGAAAGCCCTTCAACGCGAGCCAGTCAACTTCCCATATTAAAAGGCTTTACAAATGCATCCTTTTTGGGGATTATATAGTTCACTTGATTTGTTTACATTTACATAAAGAAATAATTAGTAGCCGGAAGgtggattaaatatatttgctCGAGTTTTGACCTTTCTCATGCAAATCTGAGAAGTTCATGCATACTCTTGCTGAgatagtttttgttttgttgctgAGAGGTAAACACGGAAAGGCGTGTGAACCGATGATGTTTTcacatttttgttttcattatactatatatatgtaataattTTGAAATGCATAAGTGTTTATTCAGTAAATCATTTTTCCCTCAAGATTGAATTATTCTGTTGCCAATTTCTACAAACTGTTGTGGACCAAATAATTATGATCAAGAGATGAAAGTTTGATGGGAAGTTTCGTTTGATTTGTTGGTTCATTCATTTTTGCAAGTCACAACAAAGGGCTTAGTCAACTCAATTCCAATAACAGACAAATTGGAAACGAAGCTTCGAACAAGGCACACAAAATTTACCATAAATACAAAACAGGCTACTTTTGtttctttctcttttgttcttttcttcTTCGCATCTAAAGTGTACTTGTTTCATAATATCAATGAAAAActaattattttattctattaacatttatttattgtgtCTCATCTAATTACTCCATTAACTACAATCAATTATCTTCAACACTACTCATAATTTAAAAACTCAAATCCcttataaaatgatatttttgatTGTTATTCTTAAAAGttcaaatcatttttataagatcCAATTGGCTTATTTAGTAGTAATTCTTATTATAAAAGTATAAAAGTCAATTggctttttaaattcattagaTATATAGatcaaatcattttttttcctcatgAACTTACATTTCAtgcttataacttatcatttttcaCTTAAATTTTACTCATTGTGTTACCTTTTTATAAATCAAAAGTATCACACTGTCacactatattatttttttttccaatcttTTTCTGATTGCAGTTGCGGGATAGTATCAAAGTCATTTCTATTAAGtgcagcgtcaatcaccactaccACGTGACCAACTAACAATTGCTATTTGTGTCACACTATattgattaaataaatatattcttttatatcaatatttcctccggtccttaatataagataaattttgCTTTTTACATTTATTGATAATCTAATAAATTTGATTCATATTATAGACTACATACATTGTTAATTAATCTATAAAAAGTAAAGTTTATCTCATATTAATTACAGGAtgtattaattttatcaaatattttaaattcaataagctaagttatttataaaatactatGGTATCTTATAAATTTATGAAGAAGTGAAGAAACAGAAAGAGAAAGTGAAGTTGAGTTATtgcaaaaaaga from Trifolium pratense cultivar HEN17-A07 linkage group LG5, ARS_RC_1.1, whole genome shotgun sequence encodes:
- the LOC123883342 gene encoding 2-oxoglutarate dehydrogenase, mitochondrial-like, with translation MAWFRAGASIAKHAIKRKLSQGGGSSYLVSRSRVLPSTHGRKFHTTVFKNQAAPVPRAVPLSRLTDSFLDGTSSVYLEELQRAWEADPNSVDESWDNFFRNFVGQASTSPGISGQTIQESMRLLLMVRAYQVNGHMKAKLDPLNLEARQIPDDLDPALYGFSEADLDREFFLGVWRMAGFLSENRPVQTLRSILTRLEQAYCGSIGFEYMHISDREKCNWLRDKIETPTPVQFNRERREAIFDRLAWSSLFENFLATKWTSAKRFGLEGGETLIPGMKEMFDRASDLGVESIVIGMAHRGRLNVLGNVVRKPLRQIFCEFSGGLSPEDEVGLYTGTGDVKYHLGTSYDRPTRGGKRIHLSLVANPSHLEAVDPVVVGKTRAKQYYSNDEDRTKNMGVLLHGDGSFAGQGVVYETLHLSALPNYTTGGTIHIVLNNQVAFTTDPMSGRSSQYCTDVAKALDAPIFHVNGDDVEAVVHACELAAEWRQTFHSDVVVDLVCYRRFGHNEIDEPSFTQPKMYKVIRNHPSTLEIYQKKLLETGELTQGDIDKIHTKVTSILNEEFQASKDYIPKRRDWLSAYWLGFKSPEQLSRVRNTGVKPEILKTVGKAITTIPENFTPHKAVKRIYEQRAQMIETGEDIDWGFGEALAFATLLVEGNHVRLSGQDVERGTFSHRHSVVHDQTTGEKYCPLDHVIMNQNEEMFTVSNSSLSEFAVLGFELGYSMENPNSLIIWEAQFGDFANGAHVIFDNFLASGESKWLRQTGLVVLLPHGYDGQGPEHSSARLERFLQMADDNPYIIPEMDPTLRKQIQECNLQIVNVTTPANFFHVLRRQIHREFRKPLIVMSPKNLLRSKACRSNLSEFDDVQGHPGFDKQGTRFKRLIKDRHDHSNLEEGIRRLVLCSGKVYYELDDHRSKVDASDVAICRVEQLCPFPYDLVQRELKRYPNAEVVWCQEEPMNMGGYTYVLPRLVSSLKAVGRGGFDDVKYVGRAPSAATATGFLKVHQKEQAEIAEKALQREPVNFPY